Proteins encoded by one window of Enterococcus saccharolyticus subsp. saccharolyticus:
- a CDS encoding Crp/Fnr family transcriptional regulator produces MSREIDFTKYDHCISTMPLFQNLVVHQIEVIQHRITEKQFLADAFLYQAGETSEALYLIQEGQVKIYRVSASGKEQVIRVLEQGDFVGEMSLFNDRVYDNYVQAITTTKVCVIHRQDFKEVLLANPQIAWEILAELSNRLTDSEQQTTLITTTSVVARLSNYLLAAYRKQQTPRLQLEATKKNIASYLGMSAESFSRGLTKLTKQQIVSQSAPNIIELLDKHALEKIANE; encoded by the coding sequence ATGAGCAGAGAAATTGATTTTACAAAATACGATCATTGTATTAGCACCATGCCTTTATTTCAGAATTTAGTCGTGCATCAAATTGAAGTCATTCAGCATCGAATCACTGAAAAGCAATTTTTAGCAGATGCATTTTTATATCAAGCAGGAGAAACGTCTGAAGCGTTGTATTTAATTCAAGAAGGACAAGTAAAAATTTATCGTGTTTCTGCTTCAGGCAAAGAACAAGTGATTCGTGTATTAGAGCAAGGCGATTTTGTAGGAGAAATGTCTTTATTCAATGACCGCGTCTATGATAATTATGTTCAAGCAATCACCACAACCAAAGTTTGTGTCATTCATCGACAGGATTTTAAAGAAGTATTGTTGGCTAATCCACAGATTGCTTGGGAAATTTTAGCAGAACTATCAAATCGTTTAACTGATTCTGAACAACAAACGACGCTCATTACGACAACTAGTGTGGTGGCACGTCTCAGTAATTATCTTCTAGCAGCTTATCGAAAGCAACAGACACCACGACTCCAGTTAGAAGCAACGAAAAAGAATATTGCATCCTATTTAGGAATGTCCGCAGAATCGTTTAGTCGCGGGTTAACCAAACTGACAAAACAACAAATTGTTTCCCAATCTGCTCCCAATATCATTGAACTGTTAGATAAACATGCCTTAGAAAAAATAGCAAACGAATAA
- a CDS encoding C39 family peptidase translates to MKIKKKQLYFTVLSVGVLVGAGTMWFTHHFRQDSTMMQTYSEIIHPTSGDSLNLIDVPLESQLKNDPLENGCEITSLSMLLRYYGFDTTKNQLAKKLDYVPLISADGFYGNPHKGFVGNIEEGYESMGVGVEPLAKVAKEITGSNYQVKVSTKKDFSEIEEQVRAGVPVLVITTVDFEVPTEDDLWDWETEDGMITVSPLCHAVVITGIEGDTVYVNDPYGYRHREVDRDNFQSIYEKMGKQSLYLE, encoded by the coding sequence ATGAAAATCAAAAAGAAACAACTTTATTTCACAGTTCTCTCAGTTGGTGTATTGGTTGGAGCGGGAACAATGTGGTTCACTCATCATTTTCGTCAAGATTCAACGATGATGCAAACATATTCTGAAATCATCCATCCAACATCAGGAGATTCTTTAAATTTGATTGATGTACCGTTAGAAAGTCAGTTGAAGAATGATCCATTAGAAAATGGCTGTGAAATTACGAGTTTGTCGATGTTGCTACGTTATTATGGTTTTGATACGACAAAAAATCAGTTAGCGAAAAAGCTAGACTATGTGCCTTTAATCTCTGCAGATGGATTTTATGGAAATCCCCATAAAGGGTTCGTCGGAAATATTGAAGAAGGATATGAATCCATGGGGGTAGGTGTCGAGCCGTTAGCGAAAGTAGCGAAAGAAATTACAGGGAGTAACTATCAGGTAAAAGTAAGCACAAAGAAAGATTTTTCTGAAATCGAAGAACAAGTGCGTGCTGGGGTGCCTGTTTTGGTGATTACAACAGTCGATTTTGAAGTACCCACTGAAGATGATCTATGGGATTGGGAGACAGAAGATGGAATGATTACTGTTAGTCCATTGTGTCATGCTGTCGTTATTACAGGGATTGAAGGGGACACCGTGTATGTGAACGATCCGTATGGTTATCGTCATCGTGAAGTAGATCGGGATAATTTTCAATCTATTTATGAAAAAATGGGGAAACAATCGCTGTATCTTGAATAA
- a CDS encoding RluA family pseudouridine synthase, with product MEFIYEYQKEHPQQVKAFLKEQGISKGLLAKIKFQGGKIFVNDVIHNVLYQLQAGDQVRIVIPDEGEHETVLLDETPIDIVFEDEHILVVNKPAGVSSIPAQYHPNQTMANRVKAHYKRQGYVNQVVHVVTRLDRDTSGLMLFAKHGFAHAKLDVQLREKNFIKKYQALLSGDVSSLQAHAQIELPIGRDYTSLIKRMVSDAGQYAHTEYWLEKRSDEFALVDIQLHTGRTHQIRVHFSAIGCPLIGDDMYDGTMNLPLTRQALHCYELHFTHPFTGEALHFHCPLPTDMAEIKQTIETR from the coding sequence ATGGAATTTATTTATGAGTATCAAAAAGAACACCCGCAGCAAGTCAAAGCTTTTTTAAAAGAGCAAGGGATTTCAAAAGGGTTATTAGCGAAAATTAAGTTTCAAGGTGGCAAAATTTTTGTGAACGATGTGATTCACAATGTATTGTATCAACTGCAAGCAGGGGATCAAGTCCGAATTGTTATTCCAGATGAAGGCGAGCATGAGACTGTCTTATTGGATGAAACACCAATTGATATTGTTTTTGAAGATGAGCATATCTTGGTGGTGAATAAACCAGCCGGTGTTTCTTCGATTCCTGCACAGTATCATCCGAATCAGACAATGGCCAATCGTGTGAAAGCCCATTACAAGCGTCAAGGTTATGTCAATCAAGTCGTTCATGTGGTTACGCGTTTGGATCGGGATACTTCTGGGTTGATGTTGTTTGCGAAACATGGATTTGCTCATGCTAAATTAGATGTCCAGTTACGTGAAAAAAACTTTATTAAAAAATACCAAGCACTACTTTCAGGAGATGTGTCTTCTTTACAAGCACATGCCCAGATTGAATTGCCTATCGGACGTGATTATACGTCATTGATTAAGCGGATGGTGTCAGATGCAGGACAATATGCGCATACGGAGTATTGGTTAGAAAAACGAAGTGATGAGTTCGCTTTAGTAGATATTCAACTGCATACTGGACGAACCCATCAGATTCGTGTGCATTTTTCTGCGATTGGTTGTCCACTGATTGGCGATGATATGTACGATGGAACGATGAATTTGCCACTAACTCGTCAAGCGCTGCATTGCTATGAATTGCATTTTACGCATCCTTTTACAGGAGAAGCGTTACATTTTCATTGCCCCCTACCAACGGATATGGCAGAAATTAAACAAACAATTGAAACGAGGTGA
- a CDS encoding NAD kinase, which translates to MKVAVIHSHVEKSLKAADTLYKLLTARGHEINREQPDIVISVGGDGTLLSAFHLYNHKLDKVRFLGVHTGHLGFYTDWRDYELEELVETLCTNQEKSVSYPLLDVRIKYRNGKPDKHFLALNESTIKRGNRTMVADIYIKDELFERFRGDGLSVSTPTGSTAYNKSVGGAVLHPSINAFQLAEIASLNNRVFRTLGSPIVVAQQEWVEIKLQDSTDYLVTIDQFNIQQDHIDSVHYRIADERIHFASYRHMHFWHRVRDAFIGDL; encoded by the coding sequence TTGAAAGTGGCTGTCATTCACAGTCACGTCGAAAAATCCTTAAAAGCCGCGGATACATTGTATAAACTTTTGACTGCAAGAGGACATGAAATTAATCGTGAACAACCAGATATTGTGATTTCAGTAGGTGGCGATGGGACATTGTTATCCGCATTCCATCTCTATAATCACAAATTAGACAAGGTTCGCTTTTTAGGGGTGCATACCGGACACTTAGGTTTTTATACGGATTGGCGTGACTATGAATTAGAAGAATTAGTAGAAACTCTTTGTACCAACCAAGAAAAAAGTGTCAGTTATCCACTATTAGACGTGCGCATTAAATACCGCAATGGCAAACCAGATAAACATTTTTTAGCGTTAAATGAATCGACGATTAAACGTGGCAATCGGACAATGGTGGCTGATATTTATATCAAAGATGAATTGTTTGAGCGTTTTCGTGGTGATGGATTATCTGTTTCGACACCAACAGGCTCGACTGCTTACAACAAAAGTGTCGGTGGTGCTGTATTGCATCCAAGTATTAATGCCTTTCAATTAGCTGAAATTGCTTCATTAAATAATCGGGTGTTTCGCACATTGGGTTCACCGATTGTGGTTGCCCAACAAGAATGGGTAGAGATTAAGTTACAAGATAGTACAGATTATCTTGTAACGATTGATCAGTTTAATATTCAACAAGATCATATTGATTCGGTACATTACCGAATCGCTGACGAACGAATTCATTTTGCATCGTATCGTCACATGCATTTTTGGCATCGAGTGCGTGATGCCTTTATTGGAGATTTGTAA
- the tnpA gene encoding IS200/IS605 family transposase: MKKANESLSHTTWKCKYHIVFAPKYRRQVIYGKYKKSIGEIIRTLCERKGVEIIEANACKDHIHLLVSIPPKYSVSGFVGYLKGKSSLMIFDRHANLKYRYGNRKFWCRGYYVDTVGRNKKQIEEYIRNQVQEDYVADQLTLFEEYDPFTGQKNKKK, translated from the coding sequence ATGAAAAAGGCTAATGAAAGTTTATCACACACGACATGGAAATGTAAGTACCACATTGTTTTTGCACCAAAATATAGACGACAAGTGATTTATGGAAAGTATAAGAAAAGTATAGGTGAGATCATCCGAACATTATGTGAAAGAAAAGGAGTGGAGATCATCGAAGCAAATGCGTGCAAAGATCATATCCACTTACTCGTAAGTATCCCACCAAAATATAGTGTATCAGGTTTTGTAGGCTATTTAAAAGGCAAGAGTAGCTTAATGATTTTTGACAGACATGCGAATTTGAAGTATCGGTATGGGAACCGAAAATTTTGGTGTAGAGGGTATTACGTGGATACAGTAGGAAGAAATAAGAAGCAGATCGAAGAATACATTCGGAATCAAGTACAAGAAGATTATGTAGCAGATCAGCTAACATTGTTTGAAGAGTATGATCCGTTTACAGGACAAAAAAACAAGAAGAAGTGA
- a CDS encoding organic hydroperoxide resistance protein translates to MSEYTKIYETSAINTGGRDGVSYLSDGSYEVKIATPKKLGGTGNGQNPEQLFALGYAACFHGALELVKGQHKVKNNSQVSQVVSLWKKPDAADFKLEVAIEVGIQDVSLEETQKFAEAAHAICPYSKALEGNITIFVRATDYDASKEK, encoded by the coding sequence ATGTCAGAATATACAAAAATATATGAAACAAGCGCGATTAACACAGGAGGACGTGACGGTGTGAGTTATTTATCGGATGGTTCGTATGAAGTGAAAATTGCCACGCCTAAAAAGTTGGGCGGAACTGGTAACGGTCAAAATCCAGAACAACTATTTGCATTAGGCTATGCGGCTTGCTTTCATGGTGCATTAGAGTTGGTTAAAGGTCAACATAAAGTAAAAAATAATTCTCAAGTATCCCAGGTTGTTTCTTTATGGAAGAAACCAGACGCAGCAGATTTTAAATTAGAAGTGGCGATTGAAGTTGGTATTCAAGATGTTTCTTTAGAAGAAACACAAAAATTTGCCGAAGCAGCACATGCGATTTGTCCATATTCAAAAGCACTTGAAGGAAATATTACGATTTTTGTTCGTGCAACAGACTATGATGCAAGCAAAGAAAAATAA
- a CDS encoding RNA polymerase sigma factor — MKDEEILMALLAKDEVVFDSVIKQYSKLLWAVAYSILGKNYPSHDVQELVSDVFMRLWRSPEKYEPSRGSLKNYLALITRSSALNKLRRKAIFEYEEVCLEEELQTPVQHPEIWTAFLVSIQELKEPTKEICIQRFVYEQKPETISRLTGLSKSEVNNRLYKGKRKLRQLMAKQLMKGEF, encoded by the coding sequence GTGAAAGATGAAGAGATTTTAATGGCTTTATTGGCAAAGGATGAAGTGGTATTTGATTCCGTCATCAAGCAATATAGCAAGTTACTTTGGGCAGTCGCCTATTCCATTTTAGGTAAAAATTATCCCTCGCATGATGTGCAAGAATTAGTGAGTGATGTGTTTATGCGTTTGTGGAGATCACCTGAAAAGTATGAACCTAGCCGTGGTTCCTTAAAAAACTATTTGGCGTTAATTACCAGAAGTTCAGCTTTAAACAAATTACGTAGAAAAGCAATATTTGAGTATGAAGAAGTGTGTTTAGAAGAAGAATTACAAACGCCAGTGCAACATCCAGAAATTTGGACAGCATTTTTAGTAAGTATTCAAGAATTAAAAGAGCCGACCAAAGAAATTTGTATTCAACGATTTGTGTATGAACAAAAGCCTGAGACGATTAGCCGCCTGACAGGATTAAGCAAAAGTGAAGTGAATAATCGTTTATACAAAGGGAAACGCAAGCTACGTCAATTAATGGCCAAGCAACTGATGAAAGGAGAGTTCTGA
- a CDS encoding GTP pyrophosphokinase, protein MEKEWDSFLAPYEQTVAELKVKLRGIRKQFREKNQHVPIEFVTGRVKPVESILAKCELRNIPVNRIEAEMSDIAGLRIMCQFVEDIHEVVKLLRSRKDIKVIIERDYVTNHKASGYRSYHLVIEYPVQLVEGEKKILAEIQIRTLAMNFWATIEHSLNYKYQGDFPKEIGERLKRAAEAAYQLDGEMSSIREEIQEAQHLFSHGKGSAGDSRYLQIAEWKEESL, encoded by the coding sequence ATGGAAAAGGAATGGGATAGTTTTTTAGCCCCTTATGAGCAAACAGTTGCAGAATTGAAGGTCAAACTTCGCGGGATTCGCAAACAATTTCGTGAAAAAAATCAACACGTTCCGATTGAATTTGTTACCGGACGTGTCAAACCTGTCGAAAGTATTCTAGCAAAATGTGAGTTGCGCAATATTCCAGTCAATCGAATCGAAGCAGAAATGTCGGATATTGCTGGATTACGAATTATGTGTCAATTTGTTGAAGATATCCATGAGGTCGTGAAATTATTACGTAGTCGGAAAGATATAAAAGTTATTATCGAGCGTGATTATGTTACCAATCATAAAGCCAGTGGGTATCGTTCGTACCATTTAGTCATTGAATATCCTGTGCAATTAGTAGAAGGAGAAAAGAAAATCCTAGCGGAAATTCAAATTCGTACCTTAGCAATGAACTTTTGGGCAACAATTGAACACTCATTAAATTATAAATACCAAGGAGATTTTCCTAAAGAAATTGGTGAACGTTTAAAACGTGCGGCAGAAGCAGCCTATCAATTAGATGGGGAAATGTCGAGTATCCGAGAAGAGATTCAAGAAGCACAGCATTTGTTTTCTCATGGCAAAGGCAGTGCGGGCGATAGTCGTTACCTGCAGATTGCGGAATGGAAGGAAGAATCTTTATGA
- a CDS encoding CYTH domain-containing protein, whose product MKQLEIEFKTLLTEREYHSLCHFYHLTKQDFHTQTNVYFDTPQGDLRQKHCGLRIRQYADKGEITLKTPQKVGLLETTDSFTLTEIQQLIKEKKIPTTGAVAKELKQLTIAIDQLTVIASLTTKRAEFTIPEGLLALDESWYNNQHDYELELEVSDAEIGKQAFDTYLEAHNLSYRPAENKIMRAIKTI is encoded by the coding sequence ATGAAACAACTTGAAATTGAATTTAAAACGTTACTAACCGAAAGAGAGTACCACTCACTTTGCCATTTTTATCATTTAACAAAACAGGATTTTCACACACAAACCAATGTTTATTTTGACACACCTCAAGGAGATTTGCGACAAAAACACTGTGGGTTAAGAATCCGTCAATACGCAGACAAAGGCGAAATCACCTTAAAAACACCACAAAAAGTCGGTTTATTAGAAACAACTGATTCGTTTACGCTAACAGAAATCCAACAATTAATAAAAGAAAAAAAAATCCCCACAACTGGTGCAGTTGCAAAAGAATTAAAACAATTAACGATTGCTATTGACCAATTGACTGTTATTGCTTCTTTAACGACCAAACGTGCAGAATTCACTATTCCAGAAGGGCTATTAGCACTTGATGAAAGTTGGTATAACAATCAACATGACTATGAACTAGAGTTGGAAGTTTCTGACGCTGAAATCGGAAAACAAGCATTCGATACTTACCTAGAAGCGCATAATCTTTCTTATCGTCCAGCAGAAAACAAAATTATGCGTGCAATTAAGACAATATAA
- a CDS encoding DsbA family protein, protein MIEIYLFIHPFGSLCLEEETRLIDFINESSGKINLQILPFVNMTTTASVMCTYGWDKKDLDSRNTFLNHSYSAALDYKAAQQQGKKYARNFLLKLQTAIICHKKPYSQQLAETLFAETGGDIDMFREDRQSTLVKEKFWQDQQTARDLHIQHQTSAVVYNFYREEDYGLLLQDGDALRTIPSLCQNAGIFSHSQRLKRANERVQVDIPTLRLL, encoded by the coding sequence GTGATCGAGATCTATTTGTTTATTCACCCGTTTGGTTCACTTTGCTTAGAAGAAGAAACCAGATTAATCGATTTTATTAACGAAAGTTCTGGGAAAATCAACTTACAAATCTTGCCTTTTGTTAATATGACCACGACAGCATCTGTGATGTGCACGTATGGTTGGGACAAAAAAGATTTAGACTCTAGAAATACTTTTTTGAACCATTCATATTCAGCAGCACTTGATTACAAAGCAGCACAACAACAAGGAAAAAAATATGCACGCAATTTTTTACTTAAACTGCAAACGGCTATTATCTGTCACAAAAAACCTTATTCGCAACAACTAGCAGAAACTCTTTTTGCAGAAACTGGTGGCGATATTGACATGTTTCGTGAAGATCGTCAATCGACACTTGTTAAAGAAAAATTTTGGCAAGACCAACAAACAGCCAGAGATTTACATATTCAACACCAAACCTCAGCAGTTGTCTATAATTTTTACCGTGAAGAAGACTATGGCTTACTGTTACAAGATGGCGATGCCCTTCGCACAATTCCTTCTTTGTGTCAAAATGCCGGAATATTCTCACATTCACAACGTTTAAAACGTGCCAATGAACGTGTCCAAGTAGACATCCCTACATTAAGATTATTGTAA
- a CDS encoding IS1182 family transposase gives MHTYYNMDQLTLDLSTSFSPKENHVAVFINELVESLQINEPYLFGRPREYDLGAMMKLVLFAYTRETFTSRKIERLAEENLYARWLTQERVPSYRTIARFCVSNDVQELTNKGLTHLTEYLRARNLIDDALFIDGTKILADANKYSFVWKKNTIRFDQMNCEKLLLLMTELKEAYAVKEIPEGTFLTLDMVDELLTRMELKLEEIEKEIQSTKRISPNPAKKQRRKLKSQVRKLTEKREKLIEHQDQFSIYGARNSYSKTDHDATFMRVKENHMMNGQLKPAYNLQIATCNQFVLGYDIFQNPTDTRTLQPLLEKMNVTNQSHRYIVADAGYGSESNYRYLEDELPQHTALIPYGTFLKEKSKKWKTDEQKIMNWTYSEQEDYYIDPKGVRFNFHVYRKRTDKDGFIRDFKEYQAEKIDLNQEVIPAALTPKGYIRKITINLAWEYHKAKQNELLSTPETGKVYSRRKIDVETVFGFMKACLGFTRFTVRGLDNVRKQSGLLITAINMMKLAKISN, from the coding sequence ATGCATACCTATTATAACATGGATCAACTCACTTTGGACTTATCAACTTCATTTTCTCCCAAAGAAAATCATGTCGCTGTTTTCATTAACGAATTAGTTGAATCTCTTCAAATCAATGAGCCGTATCTTTTTGGACGCCCTAGAGAATATGACCTAGGTGCGATGATGAAGCTGGTTCTGTTTGCCTATACGAGAGAAACCTTCACCAGTCGCAAGATTGAGCGCTTGGCTGAAGAAAATTTATATGCCCGTTGGTTGACCCAAGAACGTGTCCCTTCTTATCGAACGATTGCCCGTTTCTGCGTGTCCAATGATGTGCAGGAACTGACGAATAAAGGCTTAACACATCTGACCGAGTATCTTCGCGCGCGCAATCTGATTGATGATGCGTTGTTTATCGATGGCACGAAAATTCTAGCCGATGCCAATAAATATAGCTTTGTCTGGAAGAAAAACACGATTCGTTTTGATCAGATGAATTGTGAAAAACTCCTTTTATTGATGACGGAATTAAAAGAAGCGTATGCAGTAAAAGAGATTCCCGAAGGGACTTTCCTTACACTAGACATGGTAGATGAGCTGTTGACACGAATGGAACTGAAATTGGAAGAAATTGAAAAAGAAATCCAGTCAACGAAACGAATTTCACCTAATCCCGCAAAAAAACAGCGCAGAAAGCTAAAAAGTCAAGTACGCAAATTAACTGAAAAACGAGAGAAGCTGATTGAACACCAAGATCAGTTTTCTATTTATGGTGCCAGAAATAGTTACTCAAAGACCGATCATGACGCTACTTTCATGCGCGTGAAAGAAAATCATATGATGAATGGTCAATTAAAACCAGCCTACAATTTACAAATCGCTACTTGTAATCAATTTGTTTTAGGATATGATATTTTTCAAAACCCAACTGACACTAGAACCTTACAACCATTACTTGAAAAAATGAATGTGACTAACCAATCACATCGATATATTGTCGCAGACGCAGGGTATGGCTCTGAAAGTAATTATCGATATCTAGAAGATGAACTCCCTCAACATACCGCGCTTATTCCCTACGGAACTTTTTTAAAAGAGAAAAGTAAAAAGTGGAAAACCGATGAGCAAAAAATAATGAACTGGACTTACAGTGAACAGGAAGATTATTATATCGATCCTAAAGGTGTACGATTTAATTTTCATGTCTATCGCAAAAGAACCGATAAAGATGGATTTATTCGAGATTTTAAAGAATATCAAGCAGAAAAAATCGATCTAAATCAAGAAGTGATTCCCGCAGCTTTAACACCGAAGGGGTATATTAGAAAAATTACTATAAACCTTGCTTGGGAATATCATAAAGCCAAACAAAATGAGCTTCTTTCTACCCCTGAAACCGGAAAGGTTTATAGTCGCAGGAAGATCGATGTAGAAACAGTCTTCGGATTTATGAAGGCTTGTTTAGGCTTCACTCGATTCACAGTTCGAGGGTTAGATAATGTAAGAAAGCAATCAGGGTTACTGATTACGGCAATCAATATGATGAAACTGGCAAAAATAAGTAATTAA